One segment of Triticum aestivum cultivar Chinese Spring chromosome 2A, IWGSC CS RefSeq v2.1, whole genome shotgun sequence DNA contains the following:
- the LOC123185340 gene encoding quinone-oxidoreductase QR2 encodes MATKIYIVYYSTWGHIATLAEEMKKGAESVPGVEVTVWRVPETLPEDVLGKMHAAPGREDHPVITARQLAEADGILIGFPTRFGMMAAQMKAFFDSTGGLWQAQSLAGKPAGVFFATGTQGGGQETTALTAVTQLTHHGMLFVPVGYTHGAGMFCMDEVKGGSPYGAGTFAGADGSRVPSDAELALAAHQGKYFSGVTKKLKAV; translated from the exons ATGGCCACTAAGATCTACATCGT GTACTACTCAACCTGGGGACACATTGCGACGCTGGCGGAAGAGATGAAGAAGGGCGCCGAGTCCGTCCCCGGCGTCGAGGTCACCGTCTGGCGGGTGCCCGAGACGCTGCCAGAGGACGTGCTGGGGAAGATGCACGCAGCGCCTGGGCGTGAGGATCATCCCGTCATcacggcgaggcagctggccgagGCCGACGGCATCCTGATCGGCTTCCCGACACGGTTCGGCATGATGGCGGCGCAGATGAAGGCCTTCTTTGACTCCACCGGCGGCCTCTGGCAGGCGCAGTCCCTCGCCGGCAAGCCCGCGGGCGTCTTCTTCGCCACAGGCACCCAGGGCGGCGGACAGGAGACCACAGCTCTCACGGCCGTGACGCAGCTGACGCACCACGGCATGCTGTTCGTGCCCGTCGGATACACGCACGGCGCGGGCATGTTCTGCATGGACGAGGTCAAGGGCGGCAGCCCGTACGGAGCTGGCACCTTCGCCGGCGCCGATGGCAGCAGGGTACCCAGCGACGCCGAGCTCGCCTTGGCGGCGCACCAGGGGAAGTACTTCTCTGGCGTCACCAAGAAGCTCAAGGCCGTCTGA